One genomic window of Vibrio mangrovi includes the following:
- a CDS encoding putative periplasmic lipoprotein: MRKILCLVLAVFALVGCASTSSQNRYITVQDNVVSAAPYNTQIVLADGFVLTNQEESSEFKEFSNTTTTKGNVITKVMVFANDRGIKVAIFDKTTVPAGSYWIPKSHLINDKYAKSTFYHAGNKYYIWQCKNNGYTTEGYMTAVGRYKLGIYVTYPDDMDVNIDDVLTLTEM, translated from the coding sequence ATGAGAAAAATTCTGTGTTTAGTTCTGGCTGTCTTTGCTCTTGTCGGTTGTGCTTCGACTTCTTCACAAAACCGCTACATTACAGTGCAGGATAATGTGGTTTCAGCAGCACCATACAATACTCAAATTGTCTTAGCTGATGGATTTGTGTTAACGAATCAGGAAGAGAGCAGTGAATTTAAGGAATTTAGTAACACGACAACGACTAAAGGAAACGTCATAACTAAAGTAATGGTGTTTGCCAATGATCGGGGTATTAAAGTCGCTATTTTCGATAAAACAACAGTACCGGCCGGCTCTTACTGGATACCTAAGTCTCATCTGATTAATGATAAATATGCAAAATCAACTTTTTATCACGCAGGCAATAAGTATTATATTTGGCAGTGTAAGAATAATGGTTACACCACAGAAGGTTATATGACAGCGGTTGGACGTTATAAGCTGGGAATATATGTCACTTATCCGGATGACATGGATGTGAATATCGATGATGTCCTGACTTTAACCGAGATGTAA
- a CDS encoding ABC transporter permease gives MSAFAFFGALEIGLIYGLVALGVYLTFRVLDFPDLSVDGSFPMGAAVAATAIVAGINPWVATGLAIIAGAVTGWVTAFLTVRCGILNLLASILTMIAAFSINIRIMGRPNLALIGEDTILTPFEAMGDPMYVRPLVVGVLVLLSALFIVRLLNSDFGLGLRATGVNARMVAAQGASTAFYTYFGLALSNGFVGFAGALFAQTNSFADVTSGVGTIVVGLAAVILGQTLIPGRRIWVAVVAVILGSVLYRLAVAFALSSGMFGLQASDLNLVTAVLVAIALIMPRMKKKMKSNRAGGAA, from the coding sequence ATGTCTGCTTTTGCCTTTTTTGGTGCTCTGGAAATAGGGCTGATTTACGGATTGGTTGCTCTGGGTGTTTATCTGACATTCCGGGTACTCGATTTTCCGGATTTAAGTGTGGATGGTAGTTTTCCTATGGGGGCAGCGGTTGCTGCAACTGCAATTGTTGCAGGTATCAACCCCTGGGTCGCGACAGGATTGGCAATTATTGCCGGAGCCGTGACCGGATGGGTAACCGCTTTTCTGACCGTTCGTTGCGGTATTTTAAATTTGCTGGCGTCGATTCTGACGATGATCGCCGCTTTTTCGATCAATATTCGTATTATGGGACGTCCGAATCTGGCTTTGATTGGTGAAGATACGATTCTGACACCATTTGAAGCGATGGGCGATCCGATGTATGTCCGCCCGTTGGTTGTCGGTGTGTTGGTTTTACTTTCCGCATTGTTTATTGTTCGTCTGCTGAACAGTGATTTCGGTTTGGGGCTTCGGGCGACGGGCGTCAACGCACGCATGGTCGCAGCTCAGGGAGCCAGCACTGCATTTTATACCTATTTCGGGCTGGCGCTTTCGAATGGTTTTGTCGGTTTTGCCGGGGCTCTGTTTGCACAGACTAACAGTTTTGCTGATGTGACCTCCGGAGTCGGAACCATCGTTGTCGGACTGGCGGCGGTGATTCTGGGTCAGACATTGATTCCGGGAAGAAGAATATGGGTTGCCGTTGTGGCAGTGATTCTCGGTTCGGTACTGTATCGTCTGGCGGTTGCATTTGCACTCAGTTCAGGGATGTTTGGGTTACAGGCCTCGGATCTGAACCTTGTTACGGCCGTGTTGGTTGCCATTGCTCTGATCATGCCGCGAATGAAGAAAAAGATGAAATCTAATCGTGCCGGAGGTGCCGCATGA
- a CDS encoding acetate kinase: MSKLVLVLNCGSSSLKFAIVDAENGNEHLTGLAECLHLPEARIKWKLDGKHEAQLGNGAAHEEALAFIVETILASKPELADNLAAIGHRVVHGGEQFTQSALIDDSVLKGIEESATFAPLHNPAHIIGIKAAQHAFPSLKNVAVFDTAFHQTMPEEAFLYALPYKLYKEHGIRRYGMHGTSHLFIAREAAERLGKPADQLNIINCHLGNGASVCAIKNGQSVDTSMGLTPLEGLVMGTRCGDIDPAIIFHLHDALGYSVEQINTMLTKESGLLGLTEVTSDCRYVEDNYGTKEDATRAMDVFCHRLAKYVAGYTASLDGRLDAIVFTGGIGENSAPIREMVLNRLSIFGIHVDNEANLKARFGGEGSITTEDSRIPAMVISTNEELVIAEDTARLAGL, translated from the coding sequence ATGTCAAAGCTAGTTTTAGTTTTAAACTGCGGTAGTTCTTCTCTTAAGTTCGCGATCGTAGATGCAGAAAATGGTAATGAGCATCTCACAGGTCTTGCTGAATGTCTCCACCTCCCGGAAGCTCGTATCAAATGGAAATTGGATGGTAAGCACGAAGCACAACTAGGAAATGGCGCTGCCCATGAAGAAGCTTTAGCTTTTATCGTTGAAACCATCCTCGCGTCTAAACCTGAACTGGCAGACAATCTGGCAGCTATCGGTCATCGTGTTGTTCATGGTGGCGAACAGTTTACCCAATCAGCTCTGATTGATGATTCCGTTCTGAAGGGAATTGAAGAATCAGCAACGTTTGCACCCCTGCACAACCCAGCACACATCATCGGTATTAAAGCCGCACAGCATGCATTCCCAAGCCTGAAAAATGTTGCTGTTTTTGATACAGCATTCCATCAGACCATGCCGGAAGAAGCATTTCTGTATGCCCTGCCATATAAGCTCTATAAAGAGCATGGTATTCGTCGCTACGGCATGCATGGTACTTCTCACCTGTTTATTGCCCGTGAAGCAGCAGAGCGTCTGGGTAAACCAGCCGATCAACTGAACATCATCAACTGCCATCTGGGTAACGGTGCTTCAGTCTGTGCAATCAAAAACGGTCAGTCTGTCGACACATCAATGGGACTGACACCACTTGAAGGTCTGGTCATGGGAACCCGTTGTGGGGACATCGACCCGGCAATCATTTTCCATTTACATGACGCACTTGGTTACTCTGTTGAGCAAATCAACACGATGCTGACTAAAGAATCAGGACTGCTTGGCCTGACCGAAGTCACTTCTGACTGCCGCTATGTTGAAGACAACTACGGAACAAAAGAAGATGCAACCCGTGCGATGGACGTATTCTGCCATCGTCTGGCTAAATATGTTGCAGGTTATACTGCCAGTCTGGATGGTCGTCTTGATGCGATCGTATTCACCGGTGGTATCGGTGAAAACTCAGCACCAATTCGTGAAATGGTGTTAAACCGTTTAAGTATTTTCGGTATTCATGTTGATAATGAAGCCAACCTGAAAGCCCGTTTCGGTGGTGAAGGTTCAATCACAACCGAAGACAGCCGTATTCCGGCCATGGTCATCTCTACCAACGAAGAGCTGGTCATCGCCGAAGACACTGCGAGACTCGCAGGTCTGTAA
- a CDS encoding ABC transporter substrate-binding protein, which yields MKAGKLVATAVLAGAALISSTSIMAKTAKVAVSQIVEHPALDATRQGLLDGLKAKGYVEGKNLEFEYKTAQGNPAIAVQIARQFVGERPDVLVGIATPTAQALVSATRSIPIVFTAVTDPVGAKLVKTMKQPGKNVTGLSDLSPVKQHVELIKELMPEVKTIGVVYNPGEANAVSLIELLKQSVKENGLKLVEATALKSADVQSATQSIAARSDIIYALIDNTVASAIEGMIVAANQAKTPVFGAATSYVERGAIASLGFDYYQIGVQTADYVADILNGKEPGSIDVTVAKGSDLVVNKTVADKLGFTIPQSVLDRATSIK from the coding sequence ATGAAAGCAGGAAAACTTGTAGCTACAGCAGTCCTTGCCGGAGCAGCGCTCATTTCCTCAACCAGTATTATGGCGAAGACTGCAAAAGTCGCGGTGTCACAAATTGTGGAACACCCGGCTTTGGATGCAACACGTCAGGGTCTTCTGGATGGATTGAAAGCGAAAGGATACGTTGAAGGGAAAAATTTAGAATTTGAATATAAGACAGCACAAGGTAATCCTGCAATAGCAGTGCAGATCGCCAGACAGTTTGTCGGAGAGCGTCCCGACGTTCTGGTTGGCATTGCCACACCGACAGCTCAGGCTTTAGTTTCCGCAACCCGTTCTATTCCTATCGTTTTTACTGCGGTAACCGATCCTGTCGGGGCTAAACTGGTCAAGACAATGAAGCAACCGGGGAAAAATGTTACAGGTCTGTCAGATCTGTCTCCGGTAAAGCAGCATGTTGAGCTGATTAAAGAACTGATGCCTGAAGTTAAAACCATTGGTGTTGTGTATAACCCGGGTGAAGCAAATGCTGTCAGTCTGATAGAACTGCTCAAGCAGAGTGTCAAAGAAAATGGCCTGAAACTTGTTGAAGCAACCGCACTGAAAAGTGCTGATGTTCAGTCTGCAACCCAAAGTATTGCCGCCAGATCCGACATTATTTACGCCTTAATCGATAATACGGTTGCCAGTGCGATTGAAGGAATGATTGTGGCTGCTAATCAGGCTAAAACTCCGGTTTTTGGTGCCGCAACCTCTTATGTTGAGCGGGGAGCAATTGCCAGCCTTGGTTTTGACTACTACCAGATTGGTGTTCAGACAGCTGATTATGTCGCTGATATCCTGAATGGGAAAGAGCCGGGTTCAATCGATGTCACTGTTGCGAAAGGCTCAGATCTGGTGGTGAATAAAACTGTCGCCGATAAACTGGGTTTTACAATTCCTCAGTCCGTTCTGGACCGTGCAACAAGTATAAAATAA
- the yfbV gene encoding terminus macrodomain insulation protein YfbV has product MSHNAGLIHSLRDGQKYMDIWPMRKELAPIFPEQRIIKATRFAVKVMPAVAAISVLTQMTFHNSGAMPQAIVIALFAISLPLQGIWWLGNRANTLLPPSLAGWYRELHQKIIETGFALEPIKAKPRYKELALVLNKAFRQLDKSALDRWF; this is encoded by the coding sequence ATGAGCCATAACGCAGGATTGATCCATAGTCTGAGAGATGGACAAAAGTACATGGATATCTGGCCGATGCGTAAAGAATTGGCCCCGATATTCCCCGAACAGCGGATCATTAAAGCGACTCGCTTTGCTGTGAAAGTGATGCCGGCCGTTGCGGCGATTAGTGTGCTGACTCAGATGACTTTCCATAACAGCGGAGCAATGCCTCAGGCGATTGTTATTGCTCTGTTTGCAATCAGTCTTCCTTTACAGGGAATATGGTGGTTGGGAAACCGGGCTAATACACTTTTACCGCCATCTCTGGCAGGCTGGTATCGTGAACTACACCAGAAGATTATCGAAACGGGTTTTGCGTTAGAGCCGATTAAGGCGAAGCCCAGATATAAAGAGCTGGCACTGGTACTCAACAAAGCATTTCGCCAGTTGGATAAATCAGCGTTGGATCGCTGGTTTTAA
- a CDS encoding ABC transporter ATP-binding protein, with the protein MIRLEDIQVTFNPGTILENRALRGVSLTVPEHQFLTVIGSNGAGKSTLLGAVTGETPMAGGKVLIDDTDVTRRSVDQRANFCARVFQDPLAGTCGSLTIEENMALAYKRGSRRSWKHALSSKRRQLFRERISILGLGLEDRLGDSIGLLSGGQRQAVSLVMATLAESKLLLLDEHTAALDPRMAAFIIELTNKIVKEFNLTVMMVTHSMKDALACGDRTVMLHQGKIVLDVSGEQRRNMDVPDLLEMFSKVRGEELADDSLLLS; encoded by the coding sequence ATGATTCGGCTGGAAGATATACAGGTTACTTTTAATCCCGGAACTATTCTTGAAAACCGGGCATTGAGAGGTGTTTCTCTGACCGTTCCTGAACATCAGTTTCTGACGGTAATCGGTTCAAACGGCGCTGGGAAATCAACTTTGTTGGGGGCCGTGACGGGAGAAACCCCGATGGCCGGCGGTAAAGTGTTGATTGATGATACTGATGTTACCCGGCGTAGTGTGGATCAGCGTGCTAATTTCTGTGCGCGTGTTTTTCAGGATCCACTGGCTGGTACCTGTGGTTCGCTGACGATCGAAGAGAATATGGCTTTAGCCTATAAACGGGGAAGCCGCCGGAGCTGGAAACATGCTCTGTCTTCCAAACGGCGTCAGTTATTCCGTGAGCGTATCAGTATTCTGGGACTGGGGCTGGAAGATCGTCTCGGCGATAGTATCGGCCTTCTGTCCGGTGGGCAGCGTCAGGCGGTGAGTCTGGTTATGGCGACACTGGCAGAGAGTAAACTGTTGCTGCTGGATGAACATACGGCAGCACTTGATCCCCGGATGGCAGCATTCATCATTGAGCTGACCAACAAGATAGTGAAAGAGTTTAACCTGACGGTGATGATGGTGACTCATTCGATGAAAGATGCTCTGGCCTGTGGCGACAGAACGGTAATGTTGCATCAGGGAAAAATTGTACTCGATGTTTCCGGCGAGCAACGTCGGAATATGGATGTCCCGGATTTGCTGGAGATGTTCTCAAAAGTCAGAGGCGAAGAGTTAGCTGATGATAGTTTACTCCTGAGTTGA
- a CDS encoding sensor domain-containing diguanylate cyclase, which produces MKKQYGVKGILLAPLIFAVALVALLFEGHISQLDRELDDEYERIGREFFRASKMLTILDYSFNNYIKVRQSLRLTHTRQIVNGVCQMRPKLNTTAADGDDVNSQPVNPKYIIVGDEALCDRSSALYHDVGFRIALAPVISFLHDLDDYLIGVHYIDPSGYVISSPETLTVKMTPEVLQLIKSPDWEVYQNLSEERPIKVRGPIVFREIQYSEPLLSLMLPVYANHQFEGMISLDILLKKLLGSNRRFAGKLNMIDTRVAQLPPDAYRAFHLSEPGILFHHSIYYRMSWKNELYQFVHMKKNMLFIVAAMYVLAVMLFLFMNTRSAKSYYEGLAVRDPLTGLRNRRGFEAFLESKQHQSYVAIAMFDIDDFKAINDSFGHDVGDDVIRYVGDQVRCHIRSTDTVARYGGEEFVLYLTAEHESHLKATLLRVKEELCNESDMVVEKGFTISGGVEIIASSELNDIDAILKSADKKLYAAKASGKNQLIF; this is translated from the coding sequence ATGAAGAAACAGTATGGTGTAAAGGGGATACTTTTAGCTCCGCTCATTTTTGCTGTGGCACTAGTGGCTCTGCTGTTTGAAGGGCACATCAGTCAATTGGATCGGGAATTGGATGATGAATACGAAAGGATTGGACGGGAATTCTTTCGGGCATCCAAAATGCTGACCATTCTGGATTACAGTTTCAACAACTATATTAAAGTCCGTCAGTCACTGAGACTGACACATACCCGACAGATTGTGAATGGCGTTTGTCAGATGCGGCCGAAGCTGAATACTACAGCGGCGGATGGTGATGATGTTAATTCACAACCGGTCAATCCGAAATATATTATTGTCGGAGATGAGGCGCTGTGTGACAGAAGCAGTGCATTATACCATGATGTCGGGTTCCGAATTGCGTTGGCTCCGGTTATCTCATTTCTGCATGACTTGGATGATTATCTGATTGGCGTTCATTACATCGACCCGTCGGGTTATGTTATTTCCTCTCCCGAGACTCTGACCGTCAAGATGACGCCGGAAGTGCTCCAATTGATTAAGTCTCCGGATTGGGAAGTTTATCAGAATCTGAGTGAAGAACGACCGATTAAAGTCCGGGGACCGATTGTCTTCCGGGAAATCCAGTATAGTGAACCACTTCTGTCTCTGATGTTGCCTGTTTATGCCAATCATCAGTTTGAAGGTATGATTTCACTGGATATTCTGCTCAAAAAACTACTCGGGTCTAACCGGCGTTTTGCCGGGAAGCTGAATATGATCGATACCCGCGTGGCTCAGTTGCCACCGGATGCCTACCGTGCTTTTCACCTCAGTGAGCCCGGAATCTTATTCCACCATTCAATTTATTACAGAATGAGCTGGAAAAACGAACTGTACCAGTTTGTTCATATGAAGAAGAATATGCTGTTCATTGTCGCGGCGATGTATGTGCTGGCTGTCATGTTATTCCTGTTTATGAATACCCGCAGTGCGAAATCCTATTATGAAGGTCTGGCGGTCCGGGATCCATTGACAGGTTTGCGTAATCGGCGTGGATTTGAAGCTTTTCTTGAAAGTAAACAACATCAGTCTTATGTGGCGATTGCCATGTTTGATATTGATGATTTTAAAGCGATTAATGATAGTTTTGGTCACGATGTCGGGGATGATGTCATCCGCTATGTCGGTGACCAGGTCCGGTGCCATATCCGTTCTACTGATACCGTTGCCCGTTACGGTGGAGAAGAATTTGTGCTTTATCTGACTGCAGAACATGAAAGTCATCTTAAGGCAACACTGCTCCGGGTTAAAGAAGAGTTGTGCAATGAGTCCGATATGGTTGTGGAGAAGGGGTTTACGATCTCCGGCGGGGTTGAGATTATTGCCAGTTCCGAGCTTAATGATATCGATGCAATTCTGAAATCAGCAGACAAGAAATTATATGCTGCGAAAGCAAGTGGGAAAAATCAGCTGATTTTCTAG
- the pta gene encoding phosphate acetyltransferase, whose protein sequence is MSRTIMLIPVSAGVGLTSVSLGVIRAMERKGVKVSFFKPIAQPRHGGDQPDLTSAILSSSSDIKIAESMQMSKVETLIGSEQMDVLLETIVERYNQVNKDSEVTLIEGLVPTRKHPFANQVNAEVAKTLGAEIVFVATPGTDNPTQLKERIEVACSNFGGTKNNNISGVIINKLNAPVDEDGRTRPDLSEIFDDSDKAKQTNLEVMQIFNSSPIRVLGCIPWRIDLIATRAIDMAKHLNAEIINEGEIKTRRIRSITFCARSLPNMIEHFKPGSLLVTSADRPDVMVAAALAAMNGVDIGAVLLTGGYDMPDTIMNLCRPAFESGLPIFKAQGNTWQTSLNLQSFSLEVPADDKERIEFVNEHVASHIDGPWIDSLTEGTQGVRRLSPPAFRYQLTEFARRAHKRIVLPEGDEPRTVKAASICAERGIAECVLLGHPDDIKRVAKQQGVELGSGITIINPSEAREQYVERLVELRKNKGMTEVVAREQLQDTVVLGTMMLEKGEVDGLVSGAVHTTANTIRPPLQLIKTAPNASLVSSIFFMLLPDQVLVYGDCAINPDPDSEQLAEIAIQSADSATAFGIEPRVAMISYSTGTSGQGADVDKVREATRIAKEKRPDLIIDGPLQYDAAIMENVAASKAPNSPVAGKATVFVFPDLNTGNTTYKAVQRSADLVSIGPMLQGMRKPVNDLSRGALVDDIVYTIALTAIQAGQEQQ, encoded by the coding sequence ATGTCTCGTACTATTATGCTGATCCCTGTCAGTGCCGGTGTTGGTTTAACCAGCGTCAGTCTTGGGGTAATCCGCGCAATGGAGCGCAAAGGTGTTAAGGTCTCTTTTTTCAAACCAATCGCCCAACCTCGTCACGGCGGAGACCAGCCTGATCTGACTTCAGCAATTTTAAGTTCAAGCAGTGATATTAAAATCGCTGAATCTATGCAGATGTCAAAGGTTGAAACGCTGATTGGTAGCGAACAGATGGACGTTCTCCTCGAAACAATCGTGGAGAGATATAATCAGGTGAATAAAGACTCCGAAGTCACTCTGATTGAAGGTCTTGTTCCAACACGTAAGCATCCGTTTGCCAACCAGGTTAACGCAGAAGTTGCCAAAACTCTGGGTGCTGAAATCGTCTTTGTTGCTACACCAGGAACTGACAACCCAACCCAGTTGAAAGAACGGATTGAAGTTGCCTGTTCAAACTTTGGTGGAACCAAAAACAACAATATTTCCGGTGTGATCATCAACAAACTCAATGCACCTGTTGATGAAGATGGCCGGACTCGTCCGGATCTGTCTGAGATCTTCGATGATAGCGATAAGGCGAAACAGACCAATCTTGAAGTCATGCAAATCTTCAACTCCAGCCCAATCAGAGTGCTGGGTTGTATTCCATGGCGGATTGATTTGATTGCCACTCGTGCGATCGATATGGCGAAACACCTGAATGCAGAAATCATTAATGAAGGTGAAATCAAGACTCGCCGGATCAGAAGTATTACTTTCTGTGCCCGTTCACTACCCAATATGATTGAGCATTTCAAACCGGGATCTCTGCTGGTGACTTCTGCTGATCGTCCGGATGTCATGGTTGCTGCGGCATTGGCAGCAATGAATGGTGTCGATATCGGTGCAGTTCTGCTCACCGGTGGTTACGATATGCCAGACACAATCATGAACCTGTGTCGGCCAGCATTTGAATCCGGTCTGCCTATCTTCAAAGCACAGGGAAATACCTGGCAGACTTCGCTGAACCTGCAAAGTTTCAGTCTGGAAGTTCCGGCAGATGATAAAGAGCGGATCGAGTTTGTGAATGAGCATGTTGCCAGCCATATTGACGGCCCATGGATCGATTCTCTGACCGAAGGGACACAAGGTGTTCGTCGTCTGAGTCCACCAGCCTTCCGTTATCAGTTGACTGAATTCGCCCGCCGGGCTCATAAGCGCATCGTTCTTCCTGAAGGTGATGAACCACGGACAGTGAAAGCAGCATCGATCTGTGCGGAACGTGGCATTGCCGAGTGTGTTCTGCTTGGTCATCCTGATGACATCAAACGCGTTGCCAAACAGCAGGGTGTCGAGTTGGGAAGCGGTATCACAATTATCAACCCAAGCGAAGCCCGTGAACAATATGTCGAACGTCTGGTCGAACTGCGTAAAAATAAAGGCATGACCGAAGTTGTTGCCCGGGAACAGCTCCAGGATACTGTGGTTCTGGGTACGATGATGCTGGAAAAAGGCGAAGTTGACGGACTGGTTTCCGGTGCGGTTCACACCACGGCGAATACCATTCGTCCACCACTTCAGTTAATCAAGACTGCGCCAAATGCGTCTCTGGTTTCTTCCATTTTCTTCATGCTGCTTCCTGATCAGGTTCTGGTTTATGGTGACTGTGCTATCAACCCGGATCCAGACTCAGAGCAACTTGCTGAAATTGCGATTCAGTCGGCTGATTCTGCAACTGCATTTGGAATCGAACCACGTGTTGCCATGATCTCATACTCAACCGGAACTTCTGGTCAGGGTGCTGATGTAGATAAAGTCCGTGAAGCAACCCGTATCGCCAAAGAAAAACGTCCTGATTTGATCATCGACGGTCCACTTCAGTACGACGCAGCAATCATGGAGAACGTTGCAGCATCCAAAGCACCGAATTCTCCGGTAGCAGGAAAAGCAACCGTCTTTGTCTTCCCGGATCTGAATACAGGGAATACAACCTATAAAGCAGTACAACGTTCGGCTGATTTGGTTTCTATCGGCCCGATGCTGCAAGGTATGCGCAAACCTGTGAATGATTTGTCCCGTGGTGCATTGGTAGATGACATTGTCTACACCATCGCCCTGACAGCAATCCAGGCAGGACAGGAACAGCAATAA